ACCATGTAAATTTACAAATATATATTCTATTTGATCAAACTATATTATATGGTTTTTGATTTCTTATTTGGAAAGTTTGGCAAAACCTTTTAGGTTTTGCCGTATTTTTTTTTGAAGTAAAGTCGTTGCATTATAGATATACATTGATAAATATTGTAATCTCCAAAAAATCCATTTTATTTTAAAATCTAAGTTAAAAAATATGGTTATGCCAATAAACATAACAAAAAATAAATTTAAAATTAAAATTTAGAATATCTTACAATCTTGCAGGCCCAGCATCCTCAAATCCTTGCCTTAAACCCTTACCAGCATTTTTCCTTAGATATTCTGGTTTGAATAATAGGTAATATACATTTTCAGCATGCTCCTCTGCTCTCCTCTTTGCAAGCCATTCAAGTTCTTTGTCATCCTTTGCCTCATCTTCATGAACAAAGACCTCTATTATGTGTTTGTTTGTCATTAACTGGGCTAACATCAACCCTTGAGATGCCTCATGAGCACAAACTTTATCCTTCTCTGCCTTTCCAGGCATTCCAAGAGCCATAACGATTTCACAACCCTCCTCCTCAATCAACTTCTTACATGCCACAGGCAGATCTTTTATTCCCGGAACGGTGTATCTAACTATCTTTATTTTTGATGTCAATTCATTCAATTTTTTTATTGCTGCAGAAGCCATATCAACCCTTGCAAAGGTTGTATCTACAATACCTACTTTTATTACCATATTTCTCACCAAAATTACGGAAAATTATTTTTGTTTTGTAATTCCCCTAATCTATTTATTATTTATTATCATTTTTTAGATATTTGCTATATAGGTATTTACCTATAAATAACTACAATCTTTAACGAAATAATAAAGGAGTAAATGTGCTTTATTTAAAAATTTATACTACTTATTACCTTAATTACAAATTTTATGCATGTTAAATTACTCCTTTTGTGCTAACAACTCCCTTTCTTTCATCGATTCTTGTAGCCATATCCAAAGCAACACCAAACGCCTTAAACAATGCTTCTATTTTATGATGCTCATTTTCTCCAACAACTTCAAAATGGATGTTTATTTTTGCATTGTTTGCTAAGGCCTCAAAGAAATGTTTTACATTTTCAGTCGATAAATTCCCAACTTTATCCCTCTTTGGGACATAATTGTCCACTACATAAGGTCTTCCACCCAAATCAATAGCAACCATCGCTCTTGCTTCATCCATTGGCACTATTGCCCATCCAAACCTATTGATGTTCTTTTTTTCAATTTTATCCAGTGCCATCCCCAAGCAAATTCCCACATCTTCAACGGTATGGTGGTCATCAACTTCTAAATCACCCTCTACCTTAATATACAAATCAAATGCTCCATGTTTTGCAAAAGAAGAAAGAACATGGTCAAAAAAAGGTATGCCTGTATTTATATCATATTTCCCAGTTCCATCGATGTTAATTTTTAATTCAATTTTTGTTTCATTTGTTTCTCTTTTAACCTCAACAACTCTCATGATTTCACCAAAAAATAAATTTTAAGATTCTTAAACTTAACTTATTATAAGATCTCTACTAAAAAAATTAATTTACTTTAAAAAATAAGAAGATAAAAATAAATAATTAAGTTTAGAATCTGCTGATTCTCTTCAACAGCATTCCTTCAACTTTGACAGGATATGTTCTCCTTGCCAATTTAATTGCTGCATTTAACCTTTCTTCTGAACTTGAATATATCGTATAGAGGACATCTCCCTTTTCTACCTTATTTCCAATTTTAACATTTAAATATACTCCTGCCTTTTTATCCCTTGGAGCTCCGGCCTCTTTTGCCACCTTTGTTATAAGTTTGTTTGAGATTTGTGTTACATAACCATCCATCGGTGCTATTATCTCTGCCTTATATTCTCCAACTTCAATTTCATCAGAACTCTTTGGTTCTCCACCTTGAGCAGTTATTATTTCATGCATCTTCTCCAGTGCCTTTCCAGATGCTAAAATTTCCTCTGCAACAGATTTTCCTCTTCCATGTGGTGCCACACCACCCATCTCTAAAAGCATCCCTGCCAATGATAACGCCTTTTCAATCAAACTTGAAGGTGCCTCTTTATAGTTCTCCAATGCCATCAACGCCTCTTTTGCCTCTAATGCAGGACCTATTGCCCTACCTATCGGCTGCCCTCCATAAGTTATTGCACATTCAACATGCACATTTACTCTCTCTCCCAACTCTATAAATTTCCTTGCCAAACTTGCTGCCTCATCTACGGTTTTTACCTTTGCCCCCTCACCTGTAGGGATATCTATAACCAAATACTTAATACCAGCAGCAATTTTCTTGGACATTACACTTGACAAAAGCAATGGCTCAGGATCTATTGACAAAGGCCTCTCAACATTTATTGTTATATCATCCGCTGGAGCCAAGTCAATAGCCCCTCCCCAAACCATACAACCATTTGTGGTTGTTACTACCTGCTTTATCTCATCCAATGATAAATCAACCCTTGTCAAAACTTCAACAACGTCTGCTGTTCCAGCTGCTGATGTAATTGCTCTTGAGGATGTTTTTGGTATCGTGAGCCCTGCCGCTGCTACTATAGGAACAACTAAAAGGGCAGTTTTATTTCCTGGAACCCCTCCAATACTGTGCACATCAACTACTAAACTCTCTTCCCAATCAATCATGTCTCCAGTTTCTGCCATTCTTTTTGTCATTTCTTCAATTTCCTTCATATCCATACCGTTGATATACAAGGCAGTAACAAATGCTGTATTTTCAATGTTTGATAACTTCCCTGCTACCATCTCATCAATTATTGTATGTATCTCTTCTGGTTTTAATGTTTGACCATCCATCTTCTTTCTTATATACGCCACTGAAAGTGGAGTTTCAGCATGCCTTATTATAACCTCATCCCCATCTTTAACAGGAATTTCTTTTGTAATTTCTCTAAATATTCCTATTTCCCCCTTATTAACTAATGTTTTTGTTGAATGCAACACACCAACAAAAGAACCTGCTGGGGTCTCAACCAACACTCTATCTTGTGGATAGTAAGGAGTCCCTTTCAAATCTTCCTCATTCATAATAACTGCATTTATCCCAATGTCCAAATCAAACAATTTCGCTTTTAAGAACAGCATGTAATTCCCCCTTAATTATTTACCTTAACAAGAATTTACACTAAAATATATTACATGTTGTATTTTAAATATTATTTGTTTTATTAACTTTAATTAACTTTAATTATAGTCACCCACGGAGTCAATATAGTCATTTGCGTTATAGATGACTAAATACACAACAAATTAAAGGATATCTTATACTTTATTTGAAAATTTAACCGTAATTTCACATTTTTAAAAAATTTAACAGGGAAATCTTCGATTCACCATAATTTTTATTATGCTTAAATAAGCGACAAAAATTCTACAGACTACTATCAATTACCATTAAAAAAATTTTAAATTTAAGCAAAGATACAAGATACAAATTGAAATTTTTAGTTATGGTCATGAAAATATAGTTGTTTACGAAATTTTTATAATTTATTTAAACACTCACAAAATTTCAAATTATGATGTTAGTTGTTTTAAATTTGAAAATGTTTTATAACCCCATAAAATTTCTTGAAGGCATATCCAATTTCTAATGCAAGTAACTATAATTTATGAACTATTAGCTAAACAATTAATGTTGGTGGATAAAATGGGTAAAATGCTTAAAAGATTAATTAGTTATAATAAAGCGAGAGATATAGTTTTTAACGAGTGGGATAAGTTTTTGATGGATAAAATTAAAATAGTTCCTTTATTGGATGCATTAGATAAAGTATCTCATGAAGATATAGAATCTCCAGTGGATTTACCCATGTTTGATAGGGCAGCTATGGATGGCTATGCAGTTAGAGCAGAAGACACCTTTGGGGCATCAACCACGAATCCTCTGATCTTAAATTTAGTTGATAGTGAGGATATTGATGAAGGAGAATGTGTAAAAGTATTCACTGGCTCAAAAATGCCTAAAAATGCAAATGCTGTTGTTATGAAAGAGTATTGTAATGAGGAAGATGATTTTGTTGAGATATATAAAGGTGTTCATCCATACGAAAATGTCTCAAGGACTGGGGAAGATGTCAAAAGAGGAGATATACTATTAAAAAAAGGAGAGATTATCTCTCCCTACCACATAGCGATCTTATCATCTGTTGGAATAAAAGAAATTAAGGTTTATGATGTAAATGTTGGAATCATAGCAACTGGAGATGAACTCGTTGATTTGGAAGAAGTTAACAATATGGAAGAGCTAAAAAATAAAAGTAAGATAATAAATTCAAATTCTTTAATGTTATATGCTTTGGTAAAAGAAGCTGGTTTAAACCCAAAAATTTATGGGAAAATAGATGATGATAAAGAGAAGATAAAATCAGCAGTAAAAAAAGCAATAACTGAAAATGATATTGTAATTACAACGGGAGGTACTTCGGTAGGAGATAGGGATTATATAGTAGAAGTGATTAATGAGTTAGGTAACATTATTATTCATGGTGTCCAAATACGACCTGGGAAACCTTTTGGATTTGGTAAAATAAACAACAAATTAATATTTATGCTTTCTGGGTATCCAGTAGCATCTGCTGTTCAATTTGAATTATTTATAAGAAGTTATTTCAAAAAAAGAAAGAAAATAAAACTTCCATTAAAAAGAAACATTGCATCTGAACTCGGTAGAACAGACATAGTTAGGGTCAAAATTGAAGATTCTGAAGTAGAGCCATTAAGAATCACTGGGAGTGGTGTTATCTCCTCATTAACGAAAGCGGATGGCTATATAATAATACCAGAGAACGTTGAAGGATATGAAAAAGGGGAATATGTTGAAGTTTATTTATTCTAAGATTTAAATATTTTCTAAATTTAAATAAAGTTCATTCATAATTTTAAGATTTTAGGATTTTAAAGGTGATTGCATGGATGTGTGGTTGGATTTGACAAATGCACCTCATGTTCATTATTTTTCACAATTAATAAAGAAATTTGAAAAAGAAGGAATTGATTATCTAATAACTACAAGAAAATCTCAAAATTTGGAAGAATTACTAAACATTTATGGATTTGAATACATATGTGTTGGGAAACACGGAGAAAGCCTAAAAGATAAATTAATCTACTCTGCAGAGAGAATCATAGAACTCACCAAAATTATTGACAAAGAAAAGCCAAAGGTTGCAATAGCAAAGCACTCCGTTGAATTGCCACGTGTAGCCTTTGGGTTGAGCATTCCTGTGGTCTTTATTGTTGATAATGAGCATGCAGAAGCGCAAAATAAACTCACTCTCCCACTTACAGATGATATAATAATTCCAATAGGCACGAAAAAGAGTAAATTAAAAAAACAGGGAGGAAGAAACTTTACAACCTTCAATGGAACATGTGAGGTAGCAAATGTAAATTCACGATTAAAAGGAATACTGCCAATTGACAAGGACATATTAAAAAAATTAGGAATAGACAATGACAACCCAACAATAGTCATGAGGTCAAGGCCAAATTCATCATACTGCAATGGAAAAAAGGATATAATCCCAAAAATCATAGAAAAACTTAGAGAAAAGATTGATTGCAATATCGTGGCGTTTCCAAGGGATGAAAAGCAGAGGAAAAAATACATTTCACTAAATGCAATAGTTCCCAATACAATAGATGCTATTTCCCTCCTCTATTTTGCAGATGCCATGGTAGGAGCAGGAGGAACTATGAACAGAGAGGCGGCAGTTTTAGGGATTCCAACAGTCTCTTGTTATCCAAAGGAGTTACTTGGTGTTGATAAATATCTAATAAAGATGGGAAAAATGACTCACATGAAAAATGTAAATAGAATAGTTAACTATGTCATTGAAAATTTAGGTACTAAAAATAAAAAAAATAAAAATATTGAATTGGAAGATCCAACAGACCTGATGTTTGAAAAGGTGTGCAGTTATTTAAAAAGATAATTAAAGATAATTTGGATATAGTTGTTCGCCTTACAAATGCACTAAATCCCCATTAAATTATATAAGGGATAATTAACTATTAATTTTACAATATGATTTATTAAATGGCAAAACAAAGTTTTGCCGTAAAATATTACAGCGAACATATTATTCCCATTTTTGACAACTTAATCAAAATTTACCTTTGGCTTTAAGGTATAAGTATTTATGGAGTTTTCGTTATTCTCATCGATAATTTTTATATCTTTAAGTGTCCTCAGCCCTTGACTCTCAGCTGTTTTTTCTATACCCAATTTTTTATCTGTGTCTATGTAAATTATGTAGGCATCTAACTTTGGTATGCCTAATTTATATGCAGCCACTGCCCTATGGTGTCCATCAATTAAAATATACCCACTTTTCTTTGTTTTTATGGCAATTATTGGTTCTGCAAGACCTTTCTTTAATTCATACATTCTCCCAGTTAATTCATCCTCATGAACCTTTGATTGTGTAGGTTTAAGTTCATCTATTGAAACATAGCCCCTCTCAACTCTTGTTTTTAGCCCTAAATTTTCATACGTCTTTACAATTTTATTTAATTTCTCAGGTGTTGTCTTCTCTATTTGTGACCTTATGACATCGGTGTTTGTTATTATTCCAACTAAGTTGTTTTCATCATCAACCACAGGAAGCTTAGAAAATCCAGTCCTAAACATCAACCTACCAATATCCATGATATCTGCATCGGGCTTAGCCACGATCATGTCTTCTCTTTTTGTCATGATGTTACCTATCTTCTCATTCTCATCCTTGCCTACTAAATCATGAACTGAAACAATACCAACCAATTTACCATCCACAACAACAGGAAATGCATCGTGACCAGTTTCTTTAACGAATCTTATAGCATCTTTAACTGTATTGTCAGGAGAAAGACAATCCACCTTTTTTGTCATGTATTCACTTACTTTAACCATTGCTATCCCATCCTAACAAAACTTTGCTAACTGCTTTATTTCATTGAGGTTTGCCATCAGATCAGTTCGAACAACAAATCCAAAGGATTTTGTTTAATTTTAACAAAACAACTATAAGATAACACAAAATAGAAAACCACATCTTTAAATATCTTCATTTTCATATTCTTTGACAAAATTAGTATCTTTATCATGCTTTCGGAATAAAATTTCCTTTGTTTTTTTGTTTCTAATTTCTAAAATTCTATGAAATGGAATGTGGGTTGTATCATGAACTATAAAAGAGCCCTCAATATGCACTTCATCCATAGATATAACTTTCTCCATAGATATAACTTTCTTATTATTCTCCGCTCCCCTATGCAAATAAACAATTTCAAAATCTTCTGGGTTGTATTTGGGATGCCAAAGTATCTTATTTATAAGCTCTTTTAACATTTTTTCACATTACTCTGATTTTTCTGTTTGAAACCTTTAAAGGTTCCCCCAAAACGGATGCCCCATTTCATTCGGCATACTCTCTTACTACAAGTTCTCCTAAACATTTCCTCACAACTATTCTGATGTTTTCTGTTTTTCTTCTTCTTTTATACCCATAACTTCAAAGATTTTTGTTCTTATTGCCTCTTCAACAAGTTTCCTCAGAGATTCTTTATCAGAAACGGCCTTAAATATACCTAATGGTATATAGGCTGCTGCAGCTGCTTGGTGTCCTCCACCATCAAATGCCTTTCTCAAAATATCCCCGACGTCAACCCTCAAGTCCTTAGTTCTCGCGGATATGTGGATATTATCCCCCACAATACCAAATACAAATGTTGTTGTTATTCCCTCCATCCTCAACAAGAAATCTGCTGCCCTTGGTAATGCATCCCTATTACTTATCTCACCAACATAAGAGAGTGCAATGTTTCCTTTTACAATTTTTCTATTTAGAACTGCTTTTGCAAGAACTTCCATTGTTTCTGTATCCATATCAGGATTCTCAATCATCTGCAAGGTCTTTGCATCAATTAGTCCTTGCAAATAACCCGCAGCGTCAAAGTCCTTTTTTGTCACTTTTCTTTTAAAGTAGTTTGTGTCTGATGCTATTGCATAAAATAACGCCGTTGCTAAATCCCTGCTTGGGGATATGTCAAGTTCCCTCAAATATTCTGTTAAAATTGTTGCTGTAGCCCCAACATCTGACTGAACATCCATATATCTTGCAGTTAAATCACCATTTTCGTGATGATCTATAACAATATCAATTTCTTTTGTTTCCGGGTCAAATGGCAGATTTTTTGAACTTGATGTATCAACCACTGCTATAGCACAATACTTACTTAAGTCAACGTCCCTAATGTGTTTCATTTTTATACCAAGTAAGTTTATCATTGCCTTATTTTCATCAAACCCTATATTTCCTCCATATGCAATATCTGCCTCAACATCCCATTTTGAAGCTATAGTTTTCAATGCCATCGCACTTGCCATAGCATCTGGGTCGGGATTATTATGTGTGACTATTAAGAGAGGTGCTATATCTTTCTCCTTATTACCTTCTTTTTCACCATTATTTGATCCAAGACATTCTCTCTTAGCTTTAATTAATATATTTTTCAGGTCAAACAACTTCCTCTTTAATTTTGATTTTTCAATTTCTTTTATAACCTCTCTTGCTGCACTCTCTAATGGGTAAATAATTCTATCAATTGGCAACTCATCATACAAGTCAGGATATTTTGGAATCCCCCTTACAATTTTGTGGGCTTTTGGATTCAATTCACAAACCAATTCTGCTATTTTCCTATTGATTTCTGGATTATTCGTTAAGATAACTATAGTATCTGCTAACTCAATCCCTGCTTTCTTAAGAACCTCTACATCCGTTGCATCTCCAACAATATATTTAAAATCAACCTGCTCAACTGAATCAAAAACTGTCTCTTTATTATCAACCACTACAACAGTATCGATAGTTTTGGCATGATTTACGACCCTACGCCCAAAAGAACCATATCCTATAATTAGTATCATACTTTACCTCCAATAAGGTAGGTTGTAAAATAACTTTTGTTTTAAATGTTAGTTATTAGTTGACACATTAATTAGTATTATAATTATCATAATTATTAAATTCAAGTATGACTTATTTAAACATAGCCACACAATTGAATTATAACAATAGGTATTGTTTTATTTAATTTTTGTCTTCATGTTATTTTATATTTTTTACTGTTCATCAACAACTTTCCAAAATCTTTATATGTTCACAAAACAACATTTAAGATTAAAAGTGGCTTAGGTGGATATATTGCCAAGAAAACAGAGATTTTGTTTAGATACAACGGCACTTACCGACACCTCAGTAAGAGAGGCGTTGGGAGTAAAGACAATCACCGAAAGCACAAATAAAATTCTTGATTTAATCGCTAAGGCAAGGATGAAATTAGATATCTCATGCCATATCCCATATCCGTCTGTATATAATGAATTAATCGGATTTTTAGAAAGAGAAAATTGTCCAAAGGATATAATAGTTAAAGTAGACACATGGTTAGTGAAAAAAACCCCAAACCGATACGAGATAAAGATACCTTCGGAAATATTCTATGAGTATATCAAAGATTTGAGGGAGAGAATAAACAAGGGTATGAGAATTAGCGAAAATGCAATGTATGAGACAGCACTACAAACCTACAACTTATCCCAATCAAAGGAACTAAACAGAGAAGAAGTAATTAATCAAGTTCTATCAAAAACAATAAATAGTTTCAGAAATAAATATAGAAGTGCATTGAGAGTAGGAACCTTAGATAGTGCTCCTGATTTAGATGTTCTTTTATTAGCAAAGGAGCTTGATGCTGCTGTTGTGGCAAGTGATGAGGGCGTTGAAAAATGGGCTCAAAGATTAGGGTTGAGATTCGTTAAAGCAAGGGATTTCCCGTTTATGCTTGAGGAATATTTAAGCCATGTCAAATAACTTATATAGTCGTTTGCGTTATAAATGAATACAATCTTCAATTAAAATTAAATATTTAAATTATGCTTTATTTTAGATTCTGCATAAATTATTATCATTTTTAGAATGGGTTGAATATGGAAAAGAATTTCACAAACTATAATACATCCAAATGTAATAAAAACCAAAGAAACACGGTGAAATATTATGGTATTGTTGTTGATAAGAGGAGATAATTATGAAAAAATAAAAAATGCCTTAGCAGATGTCGATAGACATGCTGAATTAACCATTATTGGAAAACCAAGAATTATATTGCCAGAAGCAGCTGATGAGATATTAAAACACATTTTGGGAGAGATTAAAAAACCTTGTAAAAAAGCATGTCTTGCAAAAATTGAAGAAAGTGCTCCAAAGGCTATTGATAGAATAAGAAAAATTCATCCACCAGCACATATTGTTGTCCTCAGTGAAAGATATGAAATGTACGAAGATTTACTTAGAGACTTTCCAAGAATGCCTGTCTTAAAAGGTTATTATAAAAGCAAAAAAGACAGCAAAAAAATAAAGAAAAATAAACACAAAAACACATAACAATCTTCATTTTTATAACTAATCGGGGAGGGGGGATTATGTTATCTTTTGAAGATTATCCTTCAATAGAAGAAATTAAGAAAGAGAAAGAAATTCTACATCAAGAAGGTATTAAAAAAATAGAATACCTAAAAAAGATTAGAGCTGATTTAGATAAATTACGTAGTCAATATGATGATGAAATTTTAAATAATCAACTGTCAATAAAGATAAAAAAATTGGAAGATGAACTTGCCAACACTATTGCAAATCTTGCAAAAATAGATACTGCATTAAAGATATTAGATGCCACTGAGTATATATTGGAAAATAATATATTTGGAGATAAGTGGGGTATTATAACATCAAAAATTAAGTTCGAAGAATTAATGGATATTATTGTTGATGAGAACTTCGATTTAGCCCGTATATACAAAAAGTTATATGATTTGGCAGGGATAAATGACAAAAAAATTTTGAAAAAAATTGAAAATCTCAATCAAGAATTACTCGATGAACCCAAAGAGGAACATTTAGAAAAAAATGAT
The sequence above is a segment of the Methanotorris igneus Kol 5 genome. Coding sequences within it:
- the ribC gene encoding riboflavin synthase: MVIKVGIVDTTFARVDMASAAIKKLNELTSKIKIVRYTVPGIKDLPVACKKLIEEEGCEIVMALGMPGKAEKDKVCAHEASQGLMLAQLMTNKHIIEVFVHEDEAKDDKELEWLAKRRAEEHAENVYYLLFKPEYLRKNAGKGLRQGFEDAGPARL
- the hisB gene encoding imidazoleglycerol-phosphate dehydratase HisB, whose protein sequence is MRVVEVKRETNETKIELKINIDGTGKYDINTGIPFFDHVLSSFAKHGAFDLYIKVEGDLEVDDHHTVEDVGICLGMALDKIEKKNINRFGWAIVPMDEARAMVAIDLGGRPYVVDNYVPKRDKVGNLSTENVKHFFEALANNAKINIHFEVVGENEHHKIEALFKAFGVALDMATRIDERKGVVSTKGVI
- a CDS encoding AMP phosphorylase, translating into MLFLKAKLFDLDIGINAVIMNEEDLKGTPYYPQDRVLVETPAGSFVGVLHSTKTLVNKGEIGIFREITKEIPVKDGDEVIIRHAETPLSVAYIRKKMDGQTLKPEEIHTIIDEMVAGKLSNIENTAFVTALYINGMDMKEIEEMTKRMAETGDMIDWEESLVVDVHSIGGVPGNKTALLVVPIVAAAGLTIPKTSSRAITSAAGTADVVEVLTRVDLSLDEIKQVVTTTNGCMVWGGAIDLAPADDITINVERPLSIDPEPLLLSSVMSKKIAAGIKYLVIDIPTGEGAKVKTVDEAASLARKFIELGERVNVHVECAITYGGQPIGRAIGPALEAKEALMALENYKEAPSSLIEKALSLAGMLLEMGGVAPHGRGKSVAEEILASGKALEKMHEIITAQGGEPKSSDEIEVGEYKAEIIAPMDGYVTQISNKLITKVAKEAGAPRDKKAGVYLNVKIGNKVEKGDVLYTIYSSSEERLNAAIKLARRTYPVKVEGMLLKRISRF
- a CDS encoding molybdopterin molybdotransferase MoeA; protein product: MGKMLKRLISYNKARDIVFNEWDKFLMDKIKIVPLLDALDKVSHEDIESPVDLPMFDRAAMDGYAVRAEDTFGASTTNPLILNLVDSEDIDEGECVKVFTGSKMPKNANAVVMKEYCNEEDDFVEIYKGVHPYENVSRTGEDVKRGDILLKKGEIISPYHIAILSSVGIKEIKVYDVNVGIIATGDELVDLEEVNNMEELKNKSKIINSNSLMLYALVKEAGLNPKIYGKIDDDKEKIKSAVKKAITENDIVITTGGTSVGDRDYIVEVINELGNIIIHGVQIRPGKPFGFGKINNKLIFMLSGYPVASAVQFELFIRSYFKKRKKIKLPLKRNIASELGRTDIVRVKIEDSEVEPLRITGSGVISSLTKADGYIIIPENVEGYEKGEYVEVYLF
- a CDS encoding DUF354 domain-containing protein, yielding MDVWLDLTNAPHVHYFSQLIKKFEKEGIDYLITTRKSQNLEELLNIYGFEYICVGKHGESLKDKLIYSAERIIELTKIIDKEKPKVAIAKHSVELPRVAFGLSIPVVFIVDNEHAEAQNKLTLPLTDDIIIPIGTKKSKLKKQGGRNFTTFNGTCEVANVNSRLKGILPIDKDILKKLGIDNDNPTIVMRSRPNSSYCNGKKDIIPKIIEKLREKIDCNIVAFPRDEKQRKKYISLNAIVPNTIDAISLLYFADAMVGAGGTMNREAAVLGIPTVSCYPKELLGVDKYLIKMGKMTHMKNVNRIVNYVIENLGTKNKKNKNIELEDPTDLMFEKVCSYLKR
- a CDS encoding CBS domain-containing ParB/RepB/Spo0J family partition protein, whose product is MVKVSEYMTKKVDCLSPDNTVKDAIRFVKETGHDAFPVVVDGKLVGIVSVHDLVGKDENEKIGNIMTKREDMIVAKPDADIMDIGRLMFRTGFSKLPVVDDENNLVGIITNTDVIRSQIEKTTPEKLNKIVKTYENLGLKTRVERGYVSIDELKPTQSKVHEDELTGRMYELKKGLAEPIIAIKTKKSGYILIDGHHRAVAAYKLGIPKLDAYIIYIDTDKKLGIEKTAESQGLRTLKDIKIIDENNENSINTYTLKPKVNFD
- a CDS encoding DUF504 domain-containing protein; this encodes MLKELINKILWHPKYNPEDFEIVYLHRGAENNKKVISMEKVISMDEVHIEGSFIVHDTTHIPFHRILEIRNKKTKEILFRKHDKDTNFVKEYENEDI
- a CDS encoding DHH family phosphoesterase; this translates as MILIIGYGSFGRRVVNHAKTIDTVVVVDNKETVFDSVEQVDFKYIVGDATDVEVLKKAGIELADTIVILTNNPEINRKIAELVCELNPKAHKIVRGIPKYPDLYDELPIDRIIYPLESAAREVIKEIEKSKLKRKLFDLKNILIKAKRECLGSNNGEKEGNKEKDIAPLLIVTHNNPDPDAMASAMALKTIASKWDVEADIAYGGNIGFDENKAMINLLGIKMKHIRDVDLSKYCAIAVVDTSSSKNLPFDPETKEIDIVIDHHENGDLTARYMDVQSDVGATATILTEYLRELDISPSRDLATALFYAIASDTNYFKRKVTKKDFDAAGYLQGLIDAKTLQMIENPDMDTETMEVLAKAVLNRKIVKGNIALSYVGEISNRDALPRAADFLLRMEGITTTFVFGIVGDNIHISARTKDLRVDVGDILRKAFDGGGHQAAAAAYIPLGIFKAVSDKESLRKLVEEAIRTKIFEVMGIKEEEKQKTSE
- a CDS encoding RNA ligase partner protein; translated protein: MDILPRKQRFCLDTTALTDTSVREALGVKTITESTNKILDLIAKARMKLDISCHIPYPSVYNELIGFLERENCPKDIIVKVDTWLVKKTPNRYEIKIPSEIFYEYIKDLRERINKGMRISENAMYETALQTYNLSQSKELNREEVINQVLSKTINSFRNKYRSALRVGTLDSAPDLDVLLLAKELDAAVVASDEGVEKWAQRLGLRFVKARDFPFMLEEYLSHVK
- a CDS encoding DUF356 domain-containing protein, which produces MVLLLIRGDNYEKIKNALADVDRHAELTIIGKPRIILPEAADEILKHILGEIKKPCKKACLAKIEESAPKAIDRIRKIHPPAHIVVLSERYEMYEDLLRDFPRMPVLKGYYKSKKDSKKIKKNKHKNT